The Panicum hallii strain FIL2 chromosome 5, PHallii_v3.1, whole genome shotgun sequence genome contains the following window.
ATCTGTTTCTCACCCGCTGCAGGCGTCGCTGGAGCCGTCTTaccgccctcctccgccgcgcccgaGGTGCAGCGGCCAAGCCGGTGCGCGGCGTGCTGCAAGAAGGTGGGGATGACGGGGTTCGTGTGCCGGTGCGGGAAGACCTTCTGCGGGAGGCACCGCTACGCGGAGGAGCACGGCTGCGCCTTCGACTTCAAGGGCGCCGGCCGCGATACCATCGCCCGTGCCAACCCGCTCATCAAGGGGGAGAAGCTGCCCGGCAAAATCTGATCGATCGTCGCGGTTGACGCCCCCCGTGCAATGGGTTCTGATGCTACGTTCTCTATGGCCGCTGGCCGGCCCTTGCAGCATCGACTCGTTTATGAGGAGCGTCTGGCTAGATTAATATATGAATGATATGATCAGGGTTTAATTCCGTACGTACTGTTTGTAATTAGCTAATGTTTGAGAAGATGATCAGCATCCATACATTTGAGTTTATTTTTGTCCTCCTTTTCGTCATGTCAAAGATCGTATCTGCTTTCTCGATATGGTTTGTCGCAACGTCAAATTCTGTTATTACTACCAAGTAGTAGTACACTACTACTACACGTACACCTCACACCCTCGATGATTCCGATGACTGAAACTAGTAAGAATTGTATTTTTTGTTCTGCAACAAATAGTTTTCTTTCAAACAGGTGCGGCAATGTTTTGACTTGGTCTTTTCCCGAGTCTGTTGGCAGCTCAACGTTTCCTCCCCACACCCAGATTCTCTCTTCTGCTAGCATAGCCGCCTGTACCGAATGTTTAAGAGGATCAAGAGCAAAAAATGAAAATGAAAAGAGATACGAGCTAGTAGCATACCTATTTCTGCCATTTGGTTCTGACGAGGATCACAAACAGAATAACAGTCTATAACACCGTTCCAATCAACAGATAACAGCCCGACCCAAATCCCCTGAAACAACATACGAAATCAGCGAGTTGCGCTTCGCCGAAGCCAGGAAGCCAAACACCGCTGCGAGGGGCAGGCCGACGAGGTAGTAGCAGCCGATGTTGACGAACGCGACCAAGGACTGCCAACCGGCGCCGATCGCCACCCCGGCGACCATCAACGACAGAGCCTGAATGAATGAAAAGAAACAACTGCGTCTGCGTGCGTCGTCGGTGTTCTCACTGAAACATGCCAACGCGCCGGCCACGTCTTGCAGGCTGCCGCGGCTTCGCCCTGAACGCTGTCATCGACGGCGTGTCCACGGAGGACACGGGCGCGGTCACCAGACACCAGTTCACCACTCGCCACCGGCGGCGACCGAGGCCCTCCAAGAGGAGGCGCTTGGACCTCTCTCAACTGAAGCGGCGGCGGTTCCGTTCACGGCCGGGTATGCGCGCGACAAGGCTAAAGGCTAGTCCCTTCCCACCCTGGCGCCTCCGTCCCGGCGACGCAGCAGGCCGCGGAGGCGTTTGGCGGGAAAGAAAAGGGTCACGGCAGTCCGCAGATCAGCGACGCGGGGATGGCCGCCGGTGAAATAATTTGGCCTTGCGCGTGGCGGTGAGCTCTCTGGTAGCGCTGAGCgcgacgacggccgcgagctgGGCGAGCGCCATGGCGAGGCACCGAGCGAGTTGCTGAGAAACCTGGACGTGGGGTGGACGGGATTTCATCTACCGTCCGGGGACGATGTCCCGGGTTCGTCGGATCTGTAGCCTACGGCCAAGATGCGACTTGACGACAGCGACACTACGGAGGAGAGCTCTCTCGGCCAAAGCGTAGGCCCATGTTCCCGAGCTCGAGCCGCGCTGGGCCTTTTCGTTAGCTAAGGCCCATATTCTGACGCCGCTGGGCTGCAGCCTCACTTTTCAATGCAGCGGAAGCCACTGCCTCGTCGCCGGCGGTTGGCACGAGCCGGCGATGTCCGATGACATGGACCCGTCTGCACTCAGCGCCTAAAGTAGACAGTTCCCGGCCTACAACTGAAGCTTTGGAGCCTAGGTTTTAATCAAGTAGACAAAAGGCAGAGCGCACTGGATGCCTTGCTTGCGGTGTGCAAAGACGCAAAGCACGATGCAGAGACACGGCGCGCAGGATGGTGCCGTTGCTCGCCACGGATAAAAGCAAAAGAGGAAGCAAAGGGAAGGTCTAGCTAGCACGACGGCGATCCTCAAACGACAAAACTCCACGCTGCAACAGAGCTGGACGGACATTCCAATCGGCGCATGGAAGCATCTCCCAGCACGTTGCACGCGGCTGCTGCCACCGGGGCCAGCGCCGCTCCTCTCGCCCTGCACCGCTGCTgccgcggcggctcgggcgcgccGCGCACCAGGGCTCCCGCCGTGCGCGcccagggggcggcgcgggaacCGGATCCCCGTGCGGTGCCGGTGGAGGGAGGAGGGCCGCCGGCGCTGCCCAAGGCCGCGCTGAGGGTGGGTGCCGGCGTGGCTCTCGCGCTCGCGCTGGGCGGCGCCTCGTGGACGGCGCGCGGCGGGAGTGCCGCCGGCCCTGACCTGCAGCCGGCCATGGTGTGTGCCCTCAACGCCGTCACCGACGGCGCGTCGCGCGCCTCCGCGGAGCGCACCGGCGCCGCGAACATGAAGACGAGCGTGGAAGCGCTCTCGGACTCGCTGTTCCGCCGGGAGGACTCGCCCAGGGACCGCGCCACGCTCATGGACCTCGTCTTCGAGCAAGTCACCAAGGAGGTATGCTTCTCCTTACCTCACGTACAGAATACAGATCACAGCCACCTGCCGATGCTAACGCTATATGGAGCTCGTGTTTGTGGCGTGCGCAGCATATCACCGACAGGGGCAAGCTGACGAGCCTCCTGCAGAAGGAGTTCTCGGCGTCGCGCGACTCCGAGAGGAAGCTTGACCTGGGATTGCTGCTCACTGACGTTCTGATCAATCAGGTAAGTTAACACTTCCACTTGCCACGTGGCATGCATTCATGCTCCCTCCATCAGTGATCTAGCACTTTGTTTTGTCATGCATTGCAGAGAGACTGGCAGAGAGCAAAAGAAGTTTGCCAGCAGCTCACCGGCCGCTACCAACGTGACTCGAGGCCTTACCTTCATCTGGTAATATTCTCACTTCTGTTAAGTTTTCTGAATTTCTTTTTATTCTGAATGTTGCGCTCCATGTTGTTTTCTTCAGGCTGTGATCAACATGATGATGGCAGTGGAAGGCATGCTGTCCCCAGACACGGCCACCACTGACGACATCGAGAAGACGACCAAGAACGCCATGGACGCCTGGAAGGAATTCAAGAACAAGAGCGAGCTGTCCAAGGGGTCAGCAGATTCCACCGCCTGATGTAACACCGTGCTTGCAGTTTGCCTGAAGCCGAAGATTTCTGTTGAGTGCTGACTTATCCTAGTAGTTGCTTGTGATGTTGTTTCAGTTTCAATGCTTGCCACTAAATGTTCTAACGAAGAAAATTATTTTTTACATTGTATGATTATTTACCAAACATTTCTACTCTATCAGAATTACCCTGCAGTATGCCAGTATATGTACACTCATGCAATCTTCAGAAACTTATTCAGCAGACTCCCCCCACATCTTCAGAAGATGTCTCTCACAGCTGCTCCCAGTGATGTCTCTTGAGGATGCCATCCTAGTGACCCCCTGCTtccctcctccccgggcgtcAGGCTTCAAGTTGTGCCGGTACTCGACGGCGATGTGCTCGAACACCTCGACCTCGAACATGTTGATGTTCACCTTGGGGCTCATCTGGTCCCGGACGTAGGCGAAGGCGAGCTGGTCCCGCGGGTTGAACGCCTCCAGCTCGTTGAACAGAAGGCAGGAGAAGAGGTCGCTGGCCAGGCCGTGCCTCCTGATGATGATCGCCGTGTCCGGCACGTCTGCAGCATGAGAGAGAACACGTACAATGATCATGATCCCGTATTCTGATTCCTTTTGTTGCCACACGCTACCATGTAGTAGCATGTGTCATCAATCTTGACCCATTAGCTTCTCATTTTTGTCCATCTTAGTGACATGGTTGAACTGTCAGTTTCAGCTGCTATAGCATCCGTTTCTTCGTTTAATCGAACAA
Protein-coding sequences here:
- the LOC112892867 gene encoding zinc finger A20 and AN1 domain-containing stress-associated protein 5-like; translation: MSSFQPQESAAAAPKLCAAACCGFFGSPATHGMCSVCYKKHHGIVSGGSSAATAAVAAPATGICFSPAAGVAGAVLPPSSAAPEVQRPSRCAACCKKVGMTGFVCRCGKTFCGRHRYAEEHGCAFDFKGAGRDTIARANPLIKGEKLPGKI
- the LOC112894831 gene encoding uncharacterized protein LOC112894831; protein product: MEASPSTLHAAAATGASAAPLALHRCCRGGSGAPRTRAPAVRAQGAAREPDPRAVPVEGGGPPALPKAALRVGAGVALALALGGASWTARGGSAAGPDLQPAMVCALNAVTDGASRASAERTGAANMKTSVEALSDSLFRREDSPRDRATLMDLVFEQVTKEHITDRGKLTSLLQKEFSASRDSERKLDLGLLLTDVLINQRDWQRAKEVCQQLTGRYQRDSRPYLHLAVINMMMAVEGMLSPDTATTDDIEKTTKNAMDAWKEFKNKSELSKGSADSTA